Proteins encoded within one genomic window of Granulicella pectinivorans:
- a CDS encoding heme exporter protein CcmB: MSYWRHVWQHLQKDLRIEWRSRDAINGMLFFALLVVVVFSLAFDPTANPTLARQISGGILWVAILFASTTALNQTWTREQRNSVLEAQRMAPSPASALFLGKVLANLLFVGVIEVVLAPLFIIFYNLHPLGDVRLFALILPLGTWALLCNGTFFAALGLRTRNRELLLPLILFPISLPALLGMINASAGVMTGDEGFNPLLWIRMLGGYDIIFTILCLLLFETVVNAE; the protein is encoded by the coding sequence ATGAGTTATTGGCGGCATGTCTGGCAGCATCTGCAGAAAGACCTTCGGATCGAGTGGCGATCGCGCGATGCGATCAATGGGATGCTTTTCTTTGCGCTGCTGGTGGTCGTGGTGTTCTCGCTGGCCTTCGATCCCACGGCGAATCCGACGCTGGCACGACAGATCTCGGGCGGCATCCTGTGGGTAGCGATCCTCTTTGCTTCGACGACCGCGCTGAACCAGACATGGACACGCGAGCAGAGGAACTCGGTGCTCGAAGCGCAGAGGATGGCGCCCTCGCCGGCTTCAGCGCTGTTTCTGGGCAAGGTGCTGGCGAACCTGCTGTTTGTGGGCGTCATCGAGGTGGTGCTGGCGCCGCTGTTCATCATCTTCTACAACCTGCATCCGCTGGGCGACGTGAGGCTGTTTGCGCTGATTCTTCCACTGGGAACGTGGGCTTTGCTCTGCAACGGCACATTTTTCGCGGCGCTCGGGCTGCGAACGAGGAACAGGGAGCTGCTGCTTCCGTTGATTCTCTTCCCTATTTCGCTGCCGGCGCTGCTGGGTATGATCAACGCGAGCGCGGGTGTCATGACCGGCGACGAGGGCTTCAATCCCCTGCTCTGGATCCGGATGTTGGGCGGATACGACATTATCTTCACGATTCTGTGCCTTTTACTGTTCGAGACCGTGGTGAATGCGGAGTAA
- a CDS encoding YncE family protein, with translation MSKLTSSCAVPLYGASAAFLLLALTLTGCRNVGFPDTPAGYREYAYVANSGANTVSVLDLVYLRTDRTLQVGSQPTALAVNPERNEVYVVNTTSGTVSVIDAAANRVAFTLPVHRQPTAIAVDSTGHRAYVTNSGSNSISVLDLDLRREIAELPTPAQPGSIALAPDGRSLVVTHASSGTVSVFHAMPFVPPTLTAPVYKPFEALRGIFSGCPGASTPVILPDSSKAFVACSSAHHVMALNLAAAPGTWSAKQNPSLMSDFVLTLLDVGKSPNHIALKPDGGEVFVSNLDSDSVSEIDTQSNQVGGTYMIGTRPTHGIVSRDNSTLYVSNSGADSIGLYSIDDGKLISSLHTGSSPEAMAFSADEHLLLVLDGRSGDVSVIRTQSKLGPNLFTLLPAGALPTAIVTKVIGTRASAH, from the coding sequence GTGTCTAAACTCACCTCATCCTGTGCTGTTCCCTTGTACGGCGCGTCCGCCGCCTTTTTGTTGCTTGCACTTACGCTGACCGGGTGCCGCAATGTCGGGTTTCCGGATACGCCGGCCGGCTATCGCGAGTACGCTTACGTCGCCAACAGCGGCGCGAACACGGTGTCTGTGCTCGATCTCGTGTATCTTCGCACCGATCGCACCCTGCAGGTGGGCAGCCAGCCGACGGCCCTTGCCGTCAACCCCGAGCGCAATGAGGTCTATGTCGTGAACACGACATCCGGAACCGTCTCGGTGATCGATGCAGCGGCCAACCGCGTGGCCTTTACGCTTCCCGTGCATCGCCAGCCCACGGCGATCGCCGTGGACTCCACCGGCCATCGCGCATACGTAACCAATTCAGGATCAAATTCCATCTCGGTCCTCGATCTCGATCTGCGCCGCGAGATTGCCGAGCTTCCCACGCCGGCTCAGCCCGGCTCGATCGCGCTTGCGCCCGACGGCCGTTCGCTGGTCGTCACGCATGCCTCTTCCGGAACCGTCAGCGTGTTCCATGCCATGCCGTTCGTTCCGCCTACGCTCACGGCGCCTGTTTACAAGCCCTTCGAGGCTCTCCGCGGCATCTTCAGCGGCTGCCCGGGAGCCAGCACCCCGGTCATCCTGCCCGATTCTTCCAAGGCCTTCGTGGCATGTTCCAGCGCGCATCATGTGATGGCGTTGAACCTCGCCGCGGCCCCCGGCACCTGGAGCGCGAAGCAGAATCCCAGCCTCATGAGTGACTTCGTCCTCACGCTGCTCGACGTCGGCAAGAGCCCCAACCACATCGCACTGAAGCCCGATGGCGGCGAGGTCTTCGTCTCCAACCTCGACTCCGACTCCGTCTCCGAGATCGATACGCAGTCGAACCAGGTGGGCGGCACCTACATGATCGGCACACGGCCCACGCACGGCATCGTCAGCCGCGATAACTCCACGCTCTATGTCTCGAACTCCGGTGCCGACTCCATCGGACTGTACTCCATCGACGATGGCAAGCTCATCTCGAGCCTCCACACCGGTTCGTCGCCCGAGGCCATGGCCTTCTCCGCCGACGAGCATCTTCTGCTCGTCCTGGATGGCCGCTCCGGAGACGTCTCCGTCATCCGCACCCAAAGCAAGCTCGGCCCCAACCTCTTTACGCTGCTGCCTGCCGGAGCTCTGCCCACTGCGATCGTCACGAAGGTCATCGGTACCCGCGCTTCGGCTCACTAG
- the ybaK gene encoding Cys-tRNA(Pro) deacylase yields the protein MKHAAPAKTNAARILDGLKIAYELRPYEVDLEDLSAPNVARKIGMPVEQVFKTLLTVAPTGEHFFAVIPGDDELDLKKLALAAGVKKVELASLKDVEPLTGYIRGGVTVMGAKKAFPAYADETIELHDAISVSAGLRGLQIILAPVDYLRAAEAEVADLTKAVVR from the coding sequence ATGAAGCATGCGGCACCAGCCAAGACGAATGCGGCACGGATCCTCGATGGGCTGAAGATCGCGTATGAGCTGAGACCGTACGAGGTCGATCTCGAAGACCTCTCGGCTCCGAACGTGGCACGCAAGATCGGGATGCCGGTGGAGCAGGTGTTCAAGACGCTGCTGACGGTCGCTCCCACGGGGGAACATTTCTTTGCGGTGATCCCGGGCGACGATGAACTGGATTTGAAGAAACTGGCGCTCGCGGCTGGCGTGAAGAAGGTCGAGCTGGCGTCGCTGAAGGATGTCGAGCCTTTGACGGGCTACATTCGCGGCGGCGTGACCGTGATGGGCGCGAAGAAGGCCTTCCCTGCGTATGCGGACGAGACGATCGAGTTGCATGACGCGATCAGTGTCTCGGCAGGATTGCGTGGGTTGCAGATCATCCTGGCGCCCGTGGACTACCTGCGGGCGGCGGAGGCCGAGGTCGCGGACCTGACCAAGGCGGTCGTGCGATGA
- a CDS encoding DHA2 family efflux MFS transporter permease subunit gives MAADAAHQDWKPQANPWLIAATVALAAFMEVLDTSIANVALPHIAGNLGASTDQGTWVLTSYLVANAIILPVGGWASSVLGRRNFFMMCIVIFTISSFLCGIAPSLPILLICRVFQGIGGGGLQPMAQAIMADSFEEKKRGQAFALYGLVAVLAPSVGPTIGGWITDNYSWRWIFYINIPVGILAFVLTSRLVQDPPWIKADRKNFFKLDYIGLALLTMAMGGLQIALDKGEENDWFQSRFICFFAAMFVVGIVGLIWWEWKHKNPIMNLKLFKFKNFAICCLLMMLVGGVLNAATVLQPQFLQQLLGYTATNAGMALTAGGIALVIVMPMAGIATGKFAARNLAALGFTFFAIAYYYVSTHITLDMSFGEASFLRVIQMIPIPFCFIAITNAAYVGLPKEASNQVSGLINFVRNVGGSIFIAVTGALVTNRSLFHQERLAESMQNGSKAYAGTIGSLSTMFGGGAGGTTMAQATVYQQLNQQASAMGYQDIYRMLCWMSCAMVCCAFLLSKNKPGQGAPAGEAVH, from the coding sequence TTGGCCGCGGACGCAGCACACCAAGACTGGAAACCACAGGCCAATCCCTGGCTGATTGCCGCGACCGTGGCGCTGGCTGCGTTCATGGAGGTGCTCGACACCTCAATCGCCAATGTCGCACTGCCGCACATCGCGGGTAATCTGGGCGCGAGTACGGACCAGGGAACGTGGGTGCTGACCAGCTACCTCGTTGCCAACGCCATCATTTTGCCGGTGGGCGGATGGGCATCTTCGGTGCTTGGCCGCCGCAACTTCTTCATGATGTGCATCGTCATCTTTACGATTTCAAGCTTCCTGTGCGGCATCGCGCCGTCACTGCCGATTCTGCTGATCTGCCGCGTGTTCCAGGGCATCGGCGGCGGCGGTCTACAGCCGATGGCACAGGCCATCATGGCCGACAGCTTCGAAGAGAAGAAGCGCGGGCAGGCCTTTGCGCTGTATGGGCTTGTGGCCGTGCTGGCCCCCTCCGTCGGGCCGACCATCGGTGGATGGATCACCGACAACTACTCCTGGCGCTGGATCTTCTACATCAACATTCCGGTGGGTATCCTGGCGTTCGTGCTGACGAGCCGGCTGGTGCAGGATCCGCCGTGGATCAAGGCCGACCGCAAGAACTTCTTCAAGTTGGACTACATCGGGCTGGCTCTGCTGACCATGGCAATGGGCGGTTTGCAGATCGCGCTCGACAAGGGCGAAGAGAACGACTGGTTCCAGTCACGCTTCATCTGCTTCTTCGCAGCCATGTTCGTCGTCGGCATCGTGGGGCTGATCTGGTGGGAGTGGAAGCACAAAAATCCGATCATGAACCTGAAACTGTTCAAGTTCAAGAACTTCGCGATTTGCTGCCTGCTGATGATGCTGGTGGGCGGCGTGCTGAACGCGGCGACCGTGCTGCAGCCGCAGTTCCTACAGCAGTTGCTGGGCTACACCGCGACCAATGCCGGCATGGCGCTTACGGCGGGAGGAATTGCGCTGGTGATCGTGATGCCGATGGCGGGTATTGCGACGGGCAAGTTTGCCGCGAGGAATCTGGCCGCGCTGGGCTTCACGTTCTTCGCGATCGCCTACTACTACGTGTCGACGCACATCACGCTCGATATGAGCTTCGGTGAGGCTTCGTTCCTGCGCGTGATCCAGATGATTCCGATTCCCTTCTGCTTTATCGCCATCACAAATGCGGCATACGTTGGACTGCCGAAAGAGGCGTCCAACCAGGTTTCGGGCTTGATCAACTTCGTGAGGAACGTCGGCGGCAGCATCTTCATCGCTGTCACCGGAGCCTTGGTGACGAATCGTTCGCTCTTCCACCAGGAGCGTTTGGCGGAGAGCATGCAGAACGGAAGCAAGGCGTATGCCGGAACGATTGGGTCGCTAAGCACGATGTTCGGTGGGGGCGCGGGTGGCACGACGATGGCGCAGGCGACGGTGTATCAGCAACTGAACCAGCAAGCCTCGGCGATGGGCTACCAGGACATCTACCGGATGCTTTGCTGGATGTCCTGCGCGATGGTCTGCTGTGCCTTCCTGCTGAGCAAGAACAAGCCAGGACAGGGTGCTCCAGCCGGCGAAGCCGTCCACTAA
- the ccsA gene encoding cytochrome c biogenesis protein CcsA: MESTKDTAQHRIPPLAILGFLATIAVLAYATFVALLRTPTEATMGDIQRIFYYHVPHAIIAEIFPYVNLVASAVYLFYRTKNPARALVADAYALAAAELTVLFCSIGLITGMMWARPVWGIWWTWDARLTSFFLLWILYVSYLVLRKFSSTGQTQSLAAILSIFAAVDVPIVFMSIRWWRTQHPAPVFGGDGDLDPSFYPAFIWCSIGWCLWAAFVFVVRYKLERRRQLNEQAAAFATLDA; encoded by the coding sequence GTGGAATCTACCAAAGACACCGCCCAGCACCGCATCCCGCCACTCGCGATCCTCGGTTTCCTCGCGACCATCGCCGTTCTTGCCTATGCCACCTTCGTCGCGCTCCTCCGCACCCCTACCGAGGCGACGATGGGGGACATCCAGCGCATCTTCTACTACCACGTGCCGCACGCGATCATCGCGGAGATCTTTCCCTACGTGAATCTCGTGGCCTCGGCTGTGTACCTGTTCTACCGGACGAAGAACCCGGCTCGCGCGCTTGTGGCCGACGCCTATGCGCTCGCCGCGGCGGAGCTGACCGTGCTCTTCTGCTCGATCGGCCTCATCACCGGCATGATGTGGGCGCGCCCCGTGTGGGGCATCTGGTGGACATGGGATGCACGTCTCACGTCTTTCTTCCTGCTCTGGATCCTGTACGTCAGCTATCTTGTGCTGCGCAAGTTTTCGTCTACCGGACAGACCCAGAGCCTCGCGGCGATCCTCTCCATCTTCGCCGCCGTCGATGTGCCGATCGTCTTCATGTCCATCCGCTGGTGGCGCACGCAGCACCCTGCACCGGTCTTCGGTGGCGACGGCGATCTCGACCCGTCGTTCTACCCCGCGTTCATCTGGTGCTCGATTGGCTGGTGCCTGTGGGCTGCCTTTGTCTTCGTCGTCCGCTACAAGCTGGAGCGCCGCCGTCAACTCAACGAACAGGCCGCGGCCTTCGCCACACTCGACGCTTAA